A single genomic interval of Monodelphis domestica isolate mMonDom1 chromosome X, mMonDom1.pri, whole genome shotgun sequence harbors:
- the LOC100619103 gene encoding polyadenylate-binding protein 1-like, with the protein MCTCVCVCVCLRRRGAVVDCGRFLSLRARPLSFSPPAQPPPPAAATPDCSPPPVPSLFPRQARSGSSDSGCGRGSCGSSFSSSSSSSSSLFSSSSSSSPSASSSSLSSSSSSSSSSSSCGGGGGGGGEMHPSAPSYPTASLYVGDLHPEVSEAMLYEKFSPAGPILSIRVCRDMITRRSLGYAYVNFQQPADAERALETMNFDVIKGKPVRIMWSQRDPSLRKSGVGNIFIKNLDKSIDNKALFDTFSAFGNILSCKVVCDEHGSKGYGFVHFETRDAAERAIDKMNGMLLNDRKVFVGRFKSRKEREAELGARAKEFTNVYIKNFGEDMDDLRLKRLFGKFGPALSVKVMTDESGTSKGFGFVNFERHEDAQKAVEEMNGKELNGKKIYVGRAQKKGERQTELKRKFEQLKQDRITRYQGVNLYVKNLDDGIDDERLRKEFSPFGTITSAKVMMEGGRSKGFGFVCFSSPEEATKAVTEMNGRIVATKPLYIALAQRKEERQAHLTNQYMQRMASVRAVPNPVLNPYQPPSGYFMTAIPQTQNRPAYYPASQMAPLRPSPRWTSQGARPHPFQNLPGAIRPAAARPPFGSMRPTSSQLPRGVGASQRIVNSSTQALGPPLGASAGAAGAPGVRMGPQYKYAAGVRNPQHHVNVQPQARVQQPAVHVQGQEPLTASMLAAAPPQEQKQMLGERLFPLIQAMHPSLAGKITGMLLEIDNSELLHMLESPESLRSKVDEAVAVLQAHQAKEAAQKAVKSAAATNVPAV; encoded by the coding sequence atgtgtacgtgtgtgtgtgtgtgtgtgtgtctgcgcCGCCGTGGAGCCGTAGTCGATTGCGGCAGATTTTTGTCCCTCCGCGCTcgccctctctccttctctccccccgcCCAGCCCCCACCCCCGGCGGCGGCGACTCCAGACTGCAGCCCCCCACCcgttccttccctcttccctcggCAAGCTCGCAGCGGCAGCAGCGACAGCGGCTGTGGCAGAGGCTCCTGTGGCTCTTCAttctcctcatcctcctcctcctcctcctcgctcttctcctcctcctcctcctcctcgccctccgcctcctcctcctcgctctcctcctcctcctcctcctcgtcttCCTCGTCGTCGTGTgggggaggcggcggcggcggcggcgagaTGCACCCGAGCGCGCCGAGCTACCCCACAGCCTCGCTGTACGTGGGGGACCTGCACCCGGAGGTGAGCGAGGCGATGCTGTACGAGAAGTTCAGCCCGGCCGGGCCCATTCTCTCCATCCGTGTCTGCAGGGACATGATCACCCGGCGCTCCCTGGGCTACGCCTACGTCAATTTCCAGCAGCCGGCGGACGCGGAGCGGGCCCTGGAGACCATGAATTTCGATGTGATCAAGGGCAAGCCGGTGCGCATCATGTGGTCCCAGCGGGACCCGTCCCTGCGCAAAAGCGGTGTGGGCAACATCTTCATCAAGAACCTGGACAAGTCCATCGACAACAAGGCCCTCTTCGACACCTTCTCGGCCTTCGGTAACATCCTCTCCTGCAAGGTGGTGTGCGACGAGCACGGCTCCAAGGGCTACGGCTTCGTGCACTTCGAGACCCGCGACGCGGCCGAGAGGGCCATCGACAAGATGAACGGGATGCTGCTTAACGACCGCAAGGTATTCGTGGGCCGCTTCAAGTCCCGCAAGGAGAGGGAGGCCGAGCTGGGGGCGCGGGCCAAGGAGTTCACCAACGTGTACATCAAGAACTTTGGGGAGGACATGGACGACCTGCGGCTCAAGAGGCTTTTCGGAAAGTTCGGGCCCGCCCTGAGCGTCAAAGTCATGACGGACGAGAGCGGGACGTCCAAGGGCTTCGGCTTTGTCAACTTTGAGAGGCACGAGGACGCCCAGAAGGCCGTGGAGGAGATGAACGGCAAGGAGCTGAACGGCAAGAAGATCTACGTGGGCCGCGCGCAGAAGAAGGGGGAGCGGCAGACGGAGCTCAAGCGCAAGTTCGAGCAGCTGAAGCAGGACAGGATCACCCGCTACCAGGGGGTGAACCTGTACGTCAAGAACCTCGACGACGGCATCGACGACGAGCGCCTGCGCAAAGAGTTCTCCCCCTTCGGCACCATCACCAGCGCCAAGGTGATGATGGAGGGGGGCCGCAGCAAAGGCTTCGGCTTCGTCTGCTTCTCCTCGCCCGAGGAGGCCACCAAAGCCGTCACGGAGATGAACGGCAGGATCGTGGCCACCAAGCCCTTGTACATCGCGCTGGCCCAGCGCAAAGAGGAGCGCCAGGCCCACCTCACCAACCAGTACATGCAGAGGATGGCGAGCGTCCGGGCCGTGCCCAACCCCGTCCTCAACCCCTACCAGCCTCCCTCGGGCTACTTCATGACCGCCATCCCCCAGACTCAGAACCGGCCGGCCTACTACCCGGCCAGCCAGATGGCTCCGCTCAGGCCGAGTCCTCGCTGGACCTCGCAGGGCGCCAGGCCTCATCCGTTCCAGAACCTGCCCGGGGCCATCCGCCCAGCAGCCGCTCGGCCACCCTTCGGCTCCATGCGGCCCACATCCTCGCAGCTGCCGCGGGGGGTGGGGGCCTCCCAGCGCATCGTCAACAGCTCCACTCAGGCCCTGGGGCCGCCCCTGGGGGCCTCTGCAGGGGCTGCCGGAGCTCCCGGTGTCCGGATGGGCCCACAGTACAAGTATGCAGCGGGGGTTCGCAACCCGCAGCATCATGTCAACGTCCAGCCCCAGGCCAGAGTGCAGCAGCCTGCCGTGCACGTGCAAGGCCAGGAGCCTCTGACGGCCTCCATGCTGGCGGCGGCTCCTCCTCAGGAGCAGAAGCAGATGCTGGGGGAGCGGCTGTTCCCGCTCATCCAGGCCATGCACCCGAGCCTGGCCGGCAAGATCACCGGCATGCTGCTCGAGATCGACAACTCGGAGCTCCTGCACATGCTCGAGTCCCCGGAGTCCCTGCGCTCCAAGGTGGATGAAGCCGTGGCGGTCCTGCAGGCCCACCAGGCCAAGGAGGCCGCCCAGAAGGCCGTGAAGAGCGCCGCCGCCACCAACGTGCCAGCCGTTTAG